GCTTCTTGATAATATGTTTAGTAAATTTTGTTTAGGAAAATAATTTATGAAATTTAATCTTGGTCAAACATTAATAGTTAAGGCTCAAAAATTAACTTACGAAGGATACGGAGAATATAGAATTAATAATTTTCCGATATTTATTGAAAATTTGTTGCCAAATGAAGAAGCAAAAATTATTTTAAAACAAATTAATTCAAAATATGCTTTTGCTGAAGTGTTGGAAAGATATAGTGATTCTCCAATTAGAAATGTAAATATTTATAATGAAAATCTACTAAATTCTGGCTCCGCTATGCTTATGCATCTTAAATATGATGAACAAATAAAGTTCAAACAAAATATCGTAAACACTTTATTCTTAAGAGAATTGAATTACTTAGATGTTTTAGATATTATTCCATCACCAAAAATATGAAATTATCGAAATAAAATTTCGTTACAAATAGGTCAAACAAATGACAAAGAATTTCGCCATGGTTTTTATAAAAAAAGAAGTCATGATTTAGTAGACCAAAGTTCATATGATTTAGCCGATGAAAATCTTAATAAAATGATTCTAGATAGCATTCAAGCAATAAAAACAACTTTGAAAAATAACAATTGAATTAAAAGAAGTAAAGTATTTGAAATAACATTTAAATATTCTTCATTTTTGGGCGAAAGTCAAATAGTTCTTCATTCTCTAAATGAGGGAGAAATTAGTGATGAATTTATAAAGCTAATTCAAAGCAAATGAATGAAAATTTCAATTATTAGCAACGTTTATAACAAAAATTATAAATTTATAAAAACTAAAATTTTAGCAAATAATTTGGCAATTGATTTTAAAATGAATGATCTAGTTTTTAGCGTTAATTCTGATGCCTTTTATCAAATTAATGAATGGCAAACTCAAAAAATTTACTCTGATATTTTTTCATTAATATCTAACGATGAAATTGTTTTGGATGCTTTTTCAGGGGTATCTTCAATAGGAATTTTTATTTCCAAAAAAGCTAAAAAAGTAATTAGCGTAGAAATTAATAAAGCTTCAACTGAATCGGCTAAAATAAATCTCAAAATTAATGAAGTTAAAAATTTAGATATTGTTAACCAAGATGTTAAAAATTTTTTGTTAGAATCTAAAAACATTTTTAACACCGTTGTTGTTGATCCTCCTAGGTCGGGGCTTGATAAAGAGGTGATTAATTCTTTTATAAATAGTAATATTTCTAAAATTGTTTATCTAAGTTGTAATCCTAGAACCCTGGTTAGGGACATAAAGAATTTTACAGCGGCTGGTTATCATATTAAATATGTTAGACCTTATGACATGTTTCCGCAAACTCCACATATTGAGACTCTAGTACTTTTAGAAAAAAATATAATTTAATCACAATTAATAATTTGAATAAAATTTTCAATATAATTATTGAATTTTTTTATTTTTAACTAAATTAATATCTATTTTTAAATTAATTTTATTTAAATTTATTTTTTTAAAATAAATTGTTAACACTTAATATAAAATTAAAATTTGTATATTTCACTTTTTATTATATTTTTTTATAAGTTTATAAGGAGAATTATTATGAAAAATAAAAATTTTAAATTAGGAATTTTTCTACCAATAATTTTTATATCATTACCACTAATCGCAGCTTCTTGCAAAACCAATTGTGATAATTTAGTGAAACTTAAATTAAAAGAAAAAGATCAATTGGAAGAATTTCATAGTGCTAAATATCCAACTAATTTGTTGTATTTAAATTTATATGCAATAACTTTTGCCCAATTTATTGATTTATATGAAAATAATAGTATAAGAAATTATAAATATATTAGCGAATCCAAAACAATAATAAATAAATTACTGAAAGATGATCCAAAAGAACAAAATGGACTTCTAAATATTTTAAATTTAATAAACAGTTATGAAAATTATTTGAATAATAAGCAAGGTTCTTTAGATTTTGAAGAGATTATTAATAATATTTACTATCCTTCATTATCTAAAACTAATGATAAATATTCTGAAATATTAATTTTGTTAATTGAGAAATCTGGCAATTTTTTCAATAAATATAAATATGATCGTATTTCATGAACTCATTTTGATGTTTTTCGACTAATTTGAGATATTTTAATAAATCTAAAAGAAACAAAACATTACTATTACCTTGTTTTGTTCTATCCTCGATTAGTTTTAAAATGATATATGGAAAGTGATGATGGAGATAGTAGAATAAAAGAAGTCGCTAAATCAATTAAAGAAATTTTTGACAAAACAATAGTAAATAAAGGTGAATTAGAGATAAAAGATATCAATAAAATCAATGAAATTATCAAGCAAATAGATTAATTGCGATAATTATTTAATTAATTAATTCAATAGTTATAGTCTAAACAAAAAAACAAGTAGGAGTAAATTACTTGTTTTTTTGTTTAGTATGAAAATTTTAAAATTTAGCTTGTTGGCTTCATTGTGTTTGACATTTTTTTCTTTATTTCTTCTTCTAATTTATATAATTCATCAAATGTTTTTGCATTGATTATTTTTGTTTTGTCGTCGTTTTCTTTTGCAAAATCAAGAATTTTAAATTTTTCAGCTATAAAATATTGATAAATAGGGCTTAAATCGTTTTCATTTTTTGATTTATTGATTAAATTAACAAATTCATCGTATTTATTTTTATTTTTACTTTCTAATCCTTTTATTAAATCTAAAAGATTATATTTTATTCTTGAGTTAGTAATTTCTTCTCTTAGTTTTGCTAATTCTCGCAAAGATAATGCGGCATTAATTTTTTCTCTCAATTTGGCTTTTTCATCTTCTGGAGCACCACTAGAGTTTAGAATTCCTAATATCTCTCTTTTTTGAATATTGATACCTTTTATTCCATTGTCAAATTCTTGTGCTTGAACATTAATTGATTCAGGTTTATTTTTATTAAATTCTAGTTTTACATAATATTCAGCTTGAACATCTGAATTTTTTATAGTAACTTTAGCATATAAGAAGATTTCGGTTAAATAATATGTTGATTTAGTTTCGTCAATTGAAAAACCATCAATTCCAACAATAGTTAATTTTTTAAAATCAAACATTTTATTTTTTTCAATTTTTTCATCGTACTTAAATTTAACAGCTTTTATTTTGTCGTTTAATTCTTTTTGTTTATCAAATTCTTGTTTTGTTATTACTGTTCCCACAGTTTTATTAGTATTGCTTAACATAAATTTAATGTAAACCAAAAATTCACGGTTTTTATTTAAGGTGGTAAGTTGAACAAGAACGCCTTTGTCTTTGTAATTTATAAAATTTGATTTTGCGCTATCTTTTTGAATTGTAAAATCGGTTTCAGAAATTGAAATCTTGTCAATTGCAAAATTATTAACATTAGTAAATTCAGAGTTGTAGGTAAATGTTGCTTTATTTAGTTTTTCTTGTAATTCAGCAGTAGTAGGTCCCTTTTTATCCATATCAGGCTCCTTTTTATCTTTACCCTTATCTTTATCTTCTGTTTTTCCATCCATGTCTTTACCTTTGCTATTTCCGCAAGAAGCAGCAATTAATGGCAATGTAATAACACTTGCAAAAGTCCCTAATGAAATAAGTATTTTAATTGATTTTTTCATATTACTAGAATCCTTTCTTTTCACTTTTGTTTGTTTACAAAATTTACTTAAAATAAAGTCTTTTAAGTATATATCTTGTACTTTTATGATAACACAAAAATTAGGTCAACCATTTTTTTAGTAATTGGGGAAATATTTTATTTACGTTTTTTGTACTTTTTTATGAAAAAAATGCTTAAAAAAAGTAAATATTAGTTTTTTTTAGAGAAAACTGCAATGAAAAAAATGCTCAATATTATGCCCTAGTTGATTAACCATTTTAATGGACACATTATCTAGATAATGTTCTGTATATTAATAACAATAATCATAGTAAAATTGATTCAAATAAGAAATAAAAAAATAATAATTCATTTAATAATATAAAAAAATAACATCACATAAAGCATCACAAAATAATAAAAATAATTAAGAAAGTAAGCATTGTACTCAAAAATTTATTAAAAATAAGGCCTATTTTGATATACTTTAGCTGTGTACTAATTTTATATACACATTAACAAAAAAAATATGTAGTGTTCGTAATTGTTGTTATATTAATATAATTTATTTAGTATTTATGTTTTTATATATGTTATTTTATGTGTTGTTTATAAATTCAGAAATAATAACAAGAATATTTAAAATCGCCTTAGAGATAGGTGATTTTTTCTAACTTTTTTTAATATTATTTTAGGATTTAGAGTATTTAAATTTGCAGATAAATACTAAAATTGAAAATTCAAACTACAAAAATTAGCAAATTTAATTTGTTAGTTTTTTAGGTTTTATATTGATTATAAATTATTTAAAAATTCGTTATCCAAATCTTTAAAAAAATGTCAAATTCTTCTTTTTTTTAACTATTTTTTCCTATATATACGTATATATATTATAATTGTTCAATAAAATATGCAAAAGGAATAACTATGAAAAAGAAAAACTTCAAGTGATGAATTGCTCTACCATCAGTGGTTGCAATCCTTCCCTTAATCGCAGCTTCATGTGGAAAAAAAGATAATGGTAGTCAAGGTGGCAGCGATCAAGAAATGATGAAAAAACCTAATAAACCTGATGATAGCATGAATAATAATGATCAAGGTATGAATAAAAAACCTGATAATATGGACAAAGATAATGGTAAACAATCAGAAAAAAATCAAGATATGAAAAAACTTTTACCAGACGGCATGAATGAAAACAATAAAAAAGATATGAATAATGGTAATAAAAAACCTGACACTGACAAACAGGGAGATAACAGTAAACAGGAAATGAAACCATCCCCTGATGATATGGATAAAAATCAAAATGATAATAAGGAAATGAAGGATCCCAACAAAAAAGATCAAGATAATATGTCTAAAGATAAGATAGATGATGAAAAAACATTAGAATTCAAAAGAAAAATATGGTATTCAAATTTATATTTTTTAGCATATCAATCATTTGTTGATGTTTATGAAAAATCAGGCGGTTCGGATACTAAATATGAAACATATCAATTTGAGAATGAAGCTTTTTTTATTTTAAATGAAATAAAGGATGATAAAAATAAAGAATATATAGATAATGGTAAGAAGTTTATACAGGATTTTATTGAGTATAAAAGTAATCAAAATTCTGAATTCAAGAAAAATTTAGAAAATGTGATTGTAGCAGGGGCTCCCAGTGGCATTTATGCTAAATTTCTCGTTTTTATTGAAAATAAAAATCGGGAATTTTCTGAACTAAATAAAGCTAATCCAAACGATAATAACTATAGAATTTATTTTTTCATAGGAATATGAGATTTAATGAATGAAATAAAAGATGAAAAATTTTATAAGTACACAAATTTGTTTCAAGCAAAATATCAATTAGAACAATATTTGAAAAAAATGAGTGATCAGAATATCAAAAACAAATCGCAAAATATTTTGAATAAATTAAATGAAACAATAGGTAAAAAAGGTTCTCTTTCTAAACAAGACATAGAAGATATTAATAAAGAAGTTGATGAAATTAAGAAAATTCTTAATATTCAATAACGTATTGTTTTTAAACAAAAAAACAATAAATTAAAAATGGTAATCGCATGAAATTACCATTTTTTTATAATCTTTTTGCATATTTTTGTCATACGCGGCTATTTCATCTGAGATTGAATAAAGTGCTTCTTGCGATTGGATCTACCAAGGCAATTAATGAAATTATAATAATATATGTTTCAGCACTTAGTTTGGTTGATGCTTTTGATGTGTTTTGATAAATACCAACAAAATAAATTGTGCTAAGTTGTAGACCAATCATGGTAGTTAGTGCCACTAATATTGGCATTCATACATCATTGGCACCTCATAAACCTCTCAAAATTGTTAGATTACCAACATCAAAAATTGCTTTAACCATAAAAATTGCCATAATGCTATAACCTAAAGAATCTATCAGTTGCTTGTCAATTGAGTAAATTGCTAGCATTGGATATGTCATAGTTATTCCGAGTATAGAAAAAATTATTTGTGCGTATAGTCCTAATTTAAAAGCACTTCTTCCGAGTGAATGAGCTCTATTAAAATCTTGTTTACCAATTTCAACGGCCACTATTACACTAGTAACATATCCTAGTGCTAATGTAAATGAATTAAAGACATCATATCCATTATTTACTGCTCTTCATATTCCAATAAATTTATCTTGTGAAATGGCATATGGAATTGAGGCAGCAATAAAATATTGTGAAGTAAATCAAATTCCGGTTTCAATGGCAATTGGAGCTCCAATTTTTAATACTTCTTTAATGTATTTAGAATTTCAAGATAATTTAAATGGTATTTTGGGTTGTTTTTGAATTATTAGTTTATTTACAAAAATATATGCTACAAATAATTGGATTAAGCCCCCAATAATTGTTTCCAATGATATTAAAATCATAAGATCAATTTCTTTGGGAATTAGAAGAATTGAATATGTTCAAATTGTCCGAAAAAATATTGCAGCAATAACTCCAACAATAGCAAATTTATTTTTTTCAATAGATTGTAGTGCTGAAGTGAGAATATAGGCAATTGAAACTATAAATATATCTAGAGTGGATATTCTTAAAAATTTTTGTGCAAATTCTAATTCGTTGTTAACTAAAACAATAGGATGACTATTGGCAAAAATTTTATTGTCAAAAGTTCCGCCGTTTGTTAAAATGTGAATTGGTATTTGATTATTATTAGCAATCGATAAATTGCTTTTAAAAATTTCATAATTCTCTTTTGTTGTTCAACCATATATTGCAGATTCTCGTGCACCGGCCTTTGAAAGAATAATTGGCGAGATACCAAACATAATAAAGTAGCATATAAAATTCAAAATAAGTGAAATGTATATTGCAGATGAAATGACTTGTGGAATTTTATTAACTTTGTTCTGTCCATATAAATTTGAGGCAACAACTAAGACTCCAAGTTGATAAATAATTGGGATAAAAACCAAAATTTTATAAACAGTTATAATTTTAGAAATTGCATAAAAATAATATCCATTATAAGATCCGTCAATATGATAAACACGTTGGTAAAAACTTACTGCAAGAGATCCAATTAATGAAATTATTGAGAAAAATAATGTTTGAATAAATATTGGTAAAGTGAGTTTAAAAATAAATTTAAAATCTTTAACAGCAAAAAAAATTTTAGTTTTCTCTCTTAGCAGTCCATTTTTCATAATTGTTAATTTTACAAGAAAATAAAAAAATAATAAGTAAAAAAATATTGTATATTTTTCATTTTTTTTATAAAAAATTACCTAAAAATAACTAATAATTTGTCAATTTTTTTTAAATTTCCAATTTTAGAATAAAATTTATACAAACATGTTTAAAAAAAATATCCTTAAGGAGGAATCAAAAATAATGAAAAAAACCAGAAAATTTAAAATTTTGACATCAGTTTTAGTTCCATTAGGATTAGGTGCCATTGCCCCTATATCACTAGTTGCTGCAAGCTGTCAAAATGAAAAAAATAAAAATGATACAAATAGGGAAAAGGACAAAAATAATAAAAAGGATGTAAGAAATCAAAACGGAGAAGAAGGTGGTATTTCAAACATTACCATCGATCCAAAAAATGATGATGATCTTGCTGTTAGATCACAAAAATATGGATTCAAGAATTTCAACAACGAATATACAATTGCTGATAATGAATTAACTGCATATTTTAAAGCGGACAATGAAGTTGTTCCTTATGTAGATGTTGATGAAGCATTAAATGTACTTAGTGGATTTATTGACACTAGTGCTTTTAAATCATATGTAGATCCAACAAATAACCAAAAAGTATATCAAACATATTTTAAAAATCAATTATCTAACCAAGTTATTTTTAACTGAGGCAAAGACTTCATTCATGCTACAAGTACATCATTCTTCTATGAAATACTAAAGCCTGAAGAACAAACCAATAGTGCTCAATTTTTAAAAACCAATTACAGCAACCGTTTTGAAGACAATAAAGGTGTGCTATTTGATTTAAAAAAATATGGTATGGACATTATTTACAAGGAAGGAAAACTACTATTACCATTTCCAATATTTAACACTTTATTTATGAGTCAAGCATTCACTAACTTATATTTCAACGGTGAAAACTTTACTAATGTTTCAGCTGGTGTTAATGCCTTTGGCGAAACTCCAATTACAGCATTAGAAAGAATTAGAAAAAACAAGAAAAACAATCAAACTCCAACCAAAGAAGAAAGAGAAGCTACATATAAACACTTTTTATTTGTAATGGACCATTTCTATGGTTTAAAACAACATAAAAAAATAAAATCATTTGACTCATATATTAGTGATGATGATAAAGCAAAATTCTTATCAACAAACAAAGACGATTTTAACCAAGCTTATGTTAATATCTTCCAAAAGCAATTAAATGAATTACACACCAGAATGAATTCTCTTTCATACTATGAGGAAAGATGAGTAGCACCATGAACTGAAATTTTGGCTGGTAAAGATCTTAGCGGTGATTATTCTAAGAAATTTAATGCTAATCGTAAAAAATTAGTTGAAAACTTTGAAAAAGCATTTGACAAAAAAATTAAAGATTTCAATGCTGATGATTACATAAAATATGAAGGTAATACTGCTTTTGTTACATTACTAAGATTCGAAGATGGAACTAAAGAAGAATTAGCTAAACCAGACAGATGAAAATATGACACATACTTCTTAATGAGATATTTAATGGAAGAACAATTATCTAAAAAACCAGAAATTAAAAATATTGTTTTAAACTTAGCAATTAATGGTGGTGGAAGTGTTTCATCTATGGTTAGAACATTAGGATTCATGACTAACAAAGAAGTTTTAAACCGTGAATACGATGTACTAAATCGTCGTGCTGATTTAAGTAAATCACTAGTTGATACCAAAGGTAATAATGAATATGGTAAAAACGCATATGAACAATACAATTGAAATATTTTAGTTGGTATTAATACATTTAGTGCAGCTAACCAATTGACAAGTATTGTTAAAGAAATGGGAATTGCCAAAATCATTGGTCAAAGAACTGGTGGGGGTATGTCAGCTATTATGCCAATCACTCTTTTAGATGGTACAACTGTAACAATTAGTTCACCTAATAACGCTGTTTTCGGTGAAAAAAATGAATCAATAGAAGATGGAATTGTTCCAGATATGGAATTACCATACGAAAAATTCTATGACTACAAATACATTGACAGTATTCTTTCAAAAACAAATTAATAGAAGAAATAACACAAACATCAGAACATTTAGTTTTGATGTTTTTATTTATATTTTCTAAGGTAAAATGCCATAAAATCAATAGCATACTAAATTAATTATTTTAAATGATAGCTAATTAATTGCCACTAAAAATCGGAAATAAAAACGCAGCTATGACTAGCATAACTGCGAACAAAAGTTTTTGCTATTTTTTTACTTTATTAAAAAAGAAATTAACTAAATCGTTAAAGCGTTCTCAATGTTCAATTTTAAATTCCGGAACTACTAATTCAAACGCTTTTTCATATTCAGCATATTTATTTGTAGAAATGTTTTTATCTTCTTTTAGAGAAAGAATAAAATCTGGTTTTGTATTTTTAAAGGTATCTAAATTTATGTTAGTTGTGAAACTTGTAAATTGAACTTCAATTTTTGCATAATCATTAAGTTGGTAGAACATCTCATAATATTGAATCGCATTGAAATAGTCATTGCGGTTAAAAACACTAATAGAAAGATAACTATTGCCATTTATTTCAAAAGGAACAATGACAGAAGGAATAGTAGTTATTTCATTATGATTTTCAGTGTTTTTAAAAGAAATTAATCCAACTGGGTTATCAACATTTTCATAATAGGCTTTAATTTTTGGTTCCACTTTGTAAACAAAAAGAAAATCGTATAAATCGTATTTATTCATTTCATTTTGTATTGATAAAAAATTCATAAAGTTTTGAAAAAAAGAAATATTTTTTGGTGGCTCTTCATCACTTTTTGTGACAATTTTATATTCAGATGTTTCAATTTTAGAATATACATAAACATTCTCTAATATTTCGTTTTTTTCAATTAGTTGCACATTAACAAGAAATCGATCATAAATTGGCATTAGCTTTCATTTATCAGCTAAAAAAAGCTGCTCTTTACTAATTTCAAAAACCATTCCTTCTATAAAACTGTTTGTATCTTTTTTTATAAAGAAATTACCATCGCGATTCACACATTTTATGAATCCAGTTAGTCTTGCTTTTTCATGAGTTACATTTAACCCAAATAGTCTTGTAAAAAATTCAATATTTGCCATTTCATCATAAGCAAATAAATAAATTTTGTTTGTTTTATCATCTTTTTTCATTATTCTAAATTATATAGTATTTAATTTAGCTTTTAATAAATGCTTAAATGATTTGATTAAAAAAAGCAAATTGTTATAATAAGTTTTTTCTATTTAATTTTAAATAGTTGGTTATCTTAACTAAAAATAAGATTTATGCCATTTAGAATAAATAAATAATAAATTTAAAACAATGAGTTACTCTTCATAAGTAAAAGAAAACTACTTGGGTTAAAAATAATAGTTATTTTTGTTAACAAATTATAATTTACTTTTACAAATTAGTCCCATATAAAAAAATTTTGTCCCAAAAATGTATAATCTT
The sequence above is a segment of the [Mycoplasma] phocae genome. Coding sequences within it:
- a CDS encoding gamma-glutamylcyclotransferase family protein; translated protein: MKKDDKTNKIYLFAYDEMANIEFFTRLFGLNVTHEKARLTGFIKCVNRDGNFFIKKDTNSFIEGMVFEISKEQLFLADKWKLMPIYDRFLVNVQLIEKNEILENVYVYSKIETSEYKIVTKSDEEPPKNISFFQNFMNFLSIQNEMNKYDLYDFLFVYKVEPKIKAYYENVDNPVGLISFKNTENHNEITTIPSVIVPFEINGNSYLSISVFNRNDYFNAIQYYEMFYQLNDYAKIEVQFTSFTTNINLDTFKNTKPDFILSLKEDKNISTNKYAEYEKAFELVVPEFKIEHWERFNDLVNFFFNKVKK
- a CDS encoding MATE family efflux transporter is translated as MKNGLLREKTKIFFAVKDFKFIFKLTLPIFIQTLFFSIISLIGSLAVSFYQRVYHIDGSYNGYYFYAISKIITVYKILVFIPIIYQLGVLVVASNLYGQNKVNKIPQVISSAIYISLILNFICYFIMFGISPIILSKAGARESAIYGWTTKENYEIFKSNLSIANNNQIPIHILTNGGTFDNKIFANSHPIVLVNNELEFAQKFLRISTLDIFIVSIAYILTSALQSIEKNKFAIVGVIAAIFFRTIWTYSILLIPKEIDLMILISLETIIGGLIQLFVAYIFVNKLIIQKQPKIPFKLSWNSKYIKEVLKIGAPIAIETGIWFTSQYFIAASIPYAISQDKFIGIWRAVNNGYDVFNSFTLALGYVTSVIVAVEIGKQDFNRAHSLGRSAFKLGLYAQIIFSILGITMTYPMLAIYSIDKQLIDSLGYSIMAIFMVKAIFDVGNLTILRGLWGANDVWMPILVALTTMIGLQLSTIYFVGIYQNTSKASTKLSAETYIIIISLIALVDPIARSTLFNLRWNSRVWQKYAKRL
- a CDS encoding S41 family peptidase, whose amino-acid sequence is MKKTRKFKILTSVLVPLGLGAIAPISLVAASCQNEKNKNDTNREKDKNNKKDVRNQNGEEGGISNITIDPKNDDDLAVRSQKYGFKNFNNEYTIADNELTAYFKADNEVVPYVDVDEALNVLSGFIDTSAFKSYVDPTNNQKVYQTYFKNQLSNQVIFNWGKDFIHATSTSFFYEILKPEEQTNSAQFLKTNYSNRFEDNKGVLFDLKKYGMDIIYKEGKLLLPFPIFNTLFMSQAFTNLYFNGENFTNVSAGVNAFGETPITALERIRKNKKNNQTPTKEEREATYKHFLFVMDHFYGLKQHKKIKSFDSYISDDDKAKFLSTNKDDFNQAYVNIFQKQLNELHTRMNSLSYYEERWVAPWTEILAGKDLSGDYSKKFNANRKKLVENFEKAFDKKIKDFNADDYIKYEGNTAFVTLLRFEDGTKEELAKPDRWKYDTYFLMRYLMEEQLSKKPEIKNIVLNLAINGGGSVSSMVRTLGFMTNKEVLNREYDVLNRRADLSKSLVDTKGNNEYGKNAYEQYNWNILVGINTFSAANQLTSIVKEMGIAKIIGQRTGGGMSAIMPITLLDGTTVTISSPNNAVFGEKNESIEDGIVPDMELPYEKFYDYKYIDSILSKTN
- the rlmD gene encoding 23S rRNA (uracil(1939)-C(5))-methyltransferase RlmD, which encodes MKFNLGQTLIVKAQKLTYEGYGEYRINNFPIFIENLLPNEEAKIILKQINSKYAFAEVLERYSDSPIRNVNIYNENLLNSGSAMLMHLKYDEQIKFKQNIVNTLFLRELNYLDVLDIIPSPKIWNYRNKISLQIGQTNDKEFRHGFYKKRSHDLVDQSSYDLADENLNKMILDSIQAIKTTLKNNNWIKRSKVFEITFKYSSFLGESQIVLHSLNEGEISDEFIKLIQSKWMKISIISNVYNKNYKFIKTKILANNLAIDFKMNDLVFSVNSDAFYQINEWQTQKIYSDIFSLISNDEIVLDAFSGVSSIGIFISKKAKKVISVEINKASTESAKINLKINEVKNLDIVNQDVKNFLLESKNIFNTVVVDPPRSGLDKEVINSFINSNISKIVYLSCNPRTLVRDIKNFTAAGYHIKYVRPYDMFPQTPHIETLVLLEKNII
- a CDS encoding variable surface lipoprotein; amino-acid sequence: MKKSIKILISLGTFASVITLPLIAASCGNSKGKDMDGKTEDKDKGKDKKEPDMDKKGPTTAELQEKLNKATFTYNSEFTNVNNFAIDKISISETDFTIQKDSAKSNFINYKDKGVLVQLTTLNKNREFLVYIKFMLSNTNKTVGTVITKQEFDKQKELNDKIKAVKFKYDEKIEKNKMFDFKKLTIVGIDGFSIDETKSTYYLTEIFLYAKVTIKNSDVQAEYYVKLEFNKNKPESINVQAQEFDNGIKGINIQKREILGILNSSGAPEDEKAKLREKINAALSLRELAKLREEITNSRIKYNLLDLIKGLESKNKNKYDEFVNLINKSKNENDLSPIYQYFIAEKFKILDFAKENDDKTKIINAKTFDELYKLEEEIKKKMSNTMKPTS